From a single Rickettsia endosymbiont of Cantharis rufa genomic region:
- a CDS encoding phosphatidylserine decarboxylase: protein MKQYNDLFKIIHREGYIFIASFALVSFLLASFNEKLGCIGFIATAWCIYFFRNPDRHVPINDDLVISPADGVIQEIKEALLPPELGLGDVEMIRVSIFLNIFNVHVNRIPANGKILALHYNPGKFFNASLDKASVYNERQSVLMETDQGQKIVFVQIAGLIARRIVCDLEEGNEVKTGERYGIIRFGSRVDVYLPLKTALLVSKGQTAIGGETIIADFGRKKTAEFKFERK, encoded by the coding sequence ATGAAACAATATAATGATTTATTTAAAATTATTCACCGCGAGGGATATATATTCATTGCTAGTTTTGCATTAGTAAGCTTTTTATTGGCATCATTTAATGAAAAACTTGGCTGTATTGGGTTTATTGCCACTGCATGGTGTATTTACTTCTTTCGTAATCCCGATCGACATGTTCCTATAAACGATGATCTGGTAATAAGCCCTGCAGATGGAGTAATTCAAGAAATCAAAGAAGCATTGCTGCCGCCGGAATTAGGACTTGGTGATGTGGAAATGATTAGAGTTAGTATTTTTCTAAATATTTTTAATGTTCATGTTAATAGAATTCCAGCAAACGGAAAAATTTTAGCGCTTCATTATAACCCCGGAAAGTTTTTTAATGCCTCGCTTGATAAAGCCAGTGTTTATAATGAGCGTCAATCAGTATTAATGGAAACTGATCAAGGACAAAAAATTGTTTTTGTTCAAATAGCCGGACTTATAGCAAGGCGTATAGTTTGTGATTTAGAAGAGGGTAATGAAGTTAAAACGGGCGAGCGATACGGTATAATTCGTTTTGGTAGTAGAGTAGATGTTTACCTACCGTTGAAAACAGCTTTATTAGTGAGTAAAGGGCAGACTGCTATAGGTGGTGAAACTATCATTGCTGATTTTGGACGTAAAAAAACAGCAGAATTTAAGTTTGAGAGAAAGTAG
- a CDS encoding DUF2610 domain-containing protein — MAHYKEFEFDCDFGGQRAKFKFYIGTPQEGHHPLQFQAKWLSDERGGTILDEVMKAMSRLNDLAKKNGVPLPDLCVYALGSAQEAQTTPQEEDEDENEKQEDKAEQA; from the coding sequence ATGGCACATTATAAAGAGTTTGAATTTGACTGCGATTTTGGTGGACAAAGAGCCAAGTTTAAGTTTTATATAGGTACGCCGCAAGAAGGGCATCATCCGCTGCAATTTCAAGCAAAATGGTTATCTGACGAAAGAGGTGGTACTATTCTTGATGAGGTTATGAAAGCAATGTCACGGCTAAATGATCTTGCCAAAAAAAACGGCGTCCCGCTTCCGGATTTATGTGTATATGCTCTTGGTTCTGCTCAAGAAGCTCAAACTACCCCTCAAGAAGAAGATGAAGACGAGAATGAGAAGCAAGAAGATAAAGCCGAGCAGGCATAG
- a CDS encoding inositol monophosphatase, whose amino-acid sequence MQPITNLLINALRKAVKFLHRDFLELEMLQKNSVRNEEFCRRSYLRLKTLLCEELQKHTQDLFFPEDQFDLNNNYESVFLVNPIDSLNNFARSIPFFAVSITYLKKPQGALSPSSTVIYFPVLNEIYYAEKGKGAWVEKNNLNSNDQRLRLRVSDNDDLKNCLAIIEGLNYDNLEEIDNIRSFGSPCYGAMLVASGKADLICLSLLNFTLYYAFELLIKEAGGIIIDSSDKFIYSNLYIAKRLSVNKF is encoded by the coding sequence ATGCAACCTATAACTAATTTATTAATTAATGCCTTGCGTAAAGCTGTTAAGTTTTTGCACAGAGATTTTTTAGAACTCGAAATGCTACAAAAAAATTCTGTAAGAAATGAAGAATTTTGTAGACGATCTTACTTAAGATTAAAAACTTTATTATGCGAAGAATTACAAAAACATACACAAGATTTATTTTTTCCTGAAGATCAATTTGATTTAAATAATAATTATGAAAGTGTTTTTTTAGTGAATCCTATAGATAGTCTAAATAATTTCGCTAGAAGCATACCTTTTTTTGCGGTATCTATAACTTATTTAAAAAAACCCCAAGGAGCTTTATCTCCAAGTTCTACAGTAATATACTTCCCCGTTCTTAATGAAATTTATTATGCTGAAAAAGGTAAAGGAGCTTGGGTAGAAAAAAATAATTTAAACTCTAATGATCAAAGATTAAGACTTAGAGTCTCTGATAATGACGATTTAAAGAATTGTTTAGCAATTATTGAAGGTTTAAATTATGATAATTTGGAGGAGATAGATAATATTAGATCTTTTGGCTCTCCTTGCTACGGGGCTATGCTTGTAGCTTCAGGCAAAGCGGATTTAATATGTTTATCATTATTAAATTTTACGTTATATTATGCGTTTGAGCTTCTTATTAAGGAAGCAGGCGGGATAATTATAGATTCTAGCGATAAATTTATATATTCAAATCTCTATATTGCTAAGAGGCTATCAGTAAATAAATTTTAA
- the efp gene encoding elongation factor P, protein MKISANSIRTGNILVYNNDLWVVSKTPEHTQPGKGGAYVQVEMKNLKTGTKRNDRFSSSDYLEKAELEQKDYQFLYFEGDDLVLMDTKHFDQINVPKKILEEKLPFLTENMVVKVEFYNEKPLNIELPPTVILEISETDPIIKGVTATASYKPAILTNGIKVKVPQYLEIGERIVVKTDDMTYAERAK, encoded by the coding sequence ATGAAAATTTCAGCAAATTCAATTAGAACAGGTAACATATTAGTTTATAATAATGATTTATGGGTTGTAAGTAAAACGCCGGAACATACACAACCTGGGAAAGGTGGAGCTTATGTACAAGTTGAGATGAAAAATTTAAAAACAGGTACAAAGCGTAACGATAGATTCAGTTCTTCCGATTATTTAGAAAAAGCCGAACTTGAGCAAAAAGATTATCAATTTTTATATTTTGAAGGTGATGATTTAGTATTGATGGATACAAAACATTTTGATCAAATAAATGTTCCCAAGAAAATTTTAGAAGAAAAATTACCTTTCTTAACTGAAAATATGGTTGTTAAAGTCGAATTCTATAATGAAAAGCCTTTAAATATTGAGCTTCCTCCAACTGTTATACTTGAGATTAGTGAAACTGATCCGATAATAAAAGGAGTAACCGCTACTGCTTCTTATAAACCGGCAATTTTAACAAACGGCATTAAAGTTAAAGTACCGCAATATTTAGAAATAGGAGAAAGAATTGTTGTTAAAACTGATGATATGACATATGCCGAGCGAGCGAAGTAA
- a CDS encoding PleD family two-component system response regulator translates to MTTILVVDDIDTNIKLLTAKLLKEYYTVLTVNSGKEALAILKKEKIDIILLDVMMPEMDGFEVCKIIKTNSETTHIPVVMVTALSDIDDRVKGLEAGADEFLTKPINDTALFVRLKSLSRMKSLIDELKLRNSTNALLGVTNIEMHDTFVDKKILLINDDVVQAKNIKQMLLRITQNVKVISNSDELDIINEYAPDLVIISSTLENEDPLRISVILRGKAEISGVVIILQIDEDGMPLVVKGIELGINDYFVYPIEESELLARIRTQLRRKQYQDNLRNDLEQSVNLAAKDGLTGLFNRRYFDIHLKQMIEKANRESIKLYLLMCDIDNFKHVNDTYGHQAGDKVLTIVSRILKNTLRVTDLIARFGGEEFTMLLTDIDISKAIETAERVRVKIEYMDFPIEDQIEHLKKTISIGVAEYKKEESMESFIERADKAMYEAKTTGKNKVVKL, encoded by the coding sequence ATGACCACAATATTAGTAGTAGATGATATAGACACCAATATTAAATTACTAACAGCCAAACTTTTAAAAGAGTATTATACGGTTCTTACTGTAAATAGCGGTAAAGAAGCATTAGCAATTCTGAAAAAGGAAAAAATTGATATTATACTACTTGATGTTATGATGCCGGAAATGGATGGATTTGAGGTATGTAAGATTATAAAAACCAATTCGGAAACTACTCATATACCGGTTGTAATGGTAACTGCACTTTCTGATATTGATGATCGAGTTAAAGGTCTTGAAGCAGGGGCTGATGAATTTTTAACAAAGCCTATTAACGATACTGCTTTATTTGTAAGACTTAAATCGCTATCTAGAATGAAAAGCTTAATTGATGAGTTAAAGCTTCGTAATAGCACTAATGCATTATTAGGCGTAACAAATATTGAAATGCACGACACTTTTGTAGATAAAAAAATATTACTAATTAATGATGATGTAGTACAAGCTAAAAATATAAAACAAATGTTACTTAGGATTACTCAAAACGTAAAGGTGATAAGTAATTCCGATGAATTAGATATTATAAATGAATATGCACCCGATTTAGTAATTATCAGTAGTACGCTTGAGAATGAAGATCCTTTAAGAATCAGTGTTATTTTAAGAGGTAAGGCAGAAATAAGCGGCGTGGTAATAATTTTACAAATTGATGAGGACGGTATGCCTTTGGTTGTAAAAGGTATTGAACTCGGTATTAATGATTATTTCGTTTATCCTATAGAAGAAAGTGAATTGCTTGCTAGAATTAGAACGCAATTAAGGCGTAAGCAATATCAAGATAATTTACGTAATGATCTTGAACAAAGTGTTAATTTAGCAGCTAAAGACGGCTTAACCGGCTTATTTAATCGTCGCTATTTCGATATACATCTCAAACAAATGATTGAGAAGGCTAATAGAGAAAGTATTAAATTATATTTACTTATGTGCGATATCGACAATTTTAAACATGTAAACGATACTTACGGTCATCAAGCAGGCGATAAGGTTTTAACAATTGTATCTCGTATTTTGAAGAATACTCTCAGAGTAACAGACTTAATAGCAAGATTCGGCGGTGAAGAATTTACTATGCTCTTAACGGATATAGATATTTCTAAAGCGATTGAAACTGCGGAGAGAGTTAGAGTTAAAATAGAATATATGGATTTTCCCATTGAAGATCAAATTGAACATTTAAAAAAAACTATTTCAATCGGAGTTGCGGAATATAAAAAAGAAGAATCAATGGAATCTTTCATTGAACGTGCTGACAAAGCTATGTATGAGGCTAAAACAACAGGTAAAAATAAAGTAGTAAAATTATAA
- a CDS encoding RNA pyrophosphohydrolase — protein MRNSSKKHLDLPYRPGVGMMILNADNHIFVGKRIDTKISAWQMPQGGIVPGETPSIAAMREMLEEIGSDKGYIIAESKCWYSYDVPSFLIPKLWNGNFRGQKQRWFLIRFTGNNEDININMPNPEFDQWRWASLDELLSIIIPFKRKLYQAVVKEFESLIQ, from the coding sequence ATGAGAAATTCTTCCAAAAAACATCTTGATTTACCATATAGACCAGGGGTCGGCATGATGATATTAAATGCCGATAACCACATATTCGTCGGTAAAAGAATAGATACAAAAATATCTGCATGGCAAATGCCGCAAGGTGGGATAGTTCCCGGCGAAACTCCAAGTATTGCAGCAATGCGTGAGATGTTAGAAGAAATAGGAAGCGATAAGGGATATATTATTGCTGAAAGCAAATGCTGGTATAGTTATGATGTACCAAGCTTTTTAATACCTAAATTGTGGAACGGTAATTTTCGTGGGCAGAAACAACGCTGGTTTCTAATTAGATTTACCGGGAATAATGAAGACATTAATATAAATATGCCTAATCCCGAATTCGACCAATGGCGCTGGGCATCACTTGATGAGCTATTATCCATTATAATTCCTTTCAAACGGAAACTTTATCAAGCCGTCGTAAAGGAATTTGAATCATTAATTCAGTAG
- a CDS encoding IS1 family transposase produces the protein MVSKKYTQRIERGNLNLRTRCKRLTRKTICFSKSLDIHDKVIGTLIERIAF, from the coding sequence ATTGTTAGTAAAAAATATACTCAACGGATAGAACGGGGTAACTTAAATCTTAGAACAAGATGCAAAAGACTGACACGTAAAACAATTTGTTTTTCCAAGTCATTGGATATTCATGATAAAGTCATCGGAACTCTTATTGAACGTATAGCCTTTTAA
- the istA gene encoding IS21 family transposase, producing the protein MIILEQIMEIKILNKQDTSLRSISREVSVSVNTVRKYLKYDGSPKYKDGRKLITKLAPYKEYLSERIKSAYPISLPGTVLFQEIKEMGYTGKMTQLRDYLKSIKPAAKQEDMVRFETASGKQMQVDWIEFRKGKNTLSAFVATLGYSRASYVEFVTNEKLVTLIECHKRAFEYFGGVPKEVLYDNMKTVILGRDTYGLDIHRFGRTSILQMWILKGYTFNKSSDDFIMNIQ; encoded by the coding sequence ATGATAATACTGGAGCAAATAATGGAAATAAAAATATTAAATAAACAAGACACAAGCCTAAGAAGTATATCAAGAGAAGTAAGTGTTTCAGTAAATACAGTACGTAAATATTTAAAATATGATGGTAGCCCTAAATATAAGGATGGGAGGAAGTTGATAACAAAGCTAGCCCCGTATAAGGAGTACTTGAGCGAAAGAATAAAATCAGCCTATCCTATATCGCTACCCGGCACTGTATTGTTTCAAGAGATAAAGGAGATGGGTTACACGGGCAAGATGACCCAACTCAGAGATTATTTAAAAAGCATAAAGCCAGCAGCTAAGCAGGAGGATATGGTAAGATTCGAGACTGCATCCGGTAAACAGATGCAAGTTGATTGGATTGAATTTCGTAAAGGCAAGAACACTTTATCAGCTTTTGTAGCTACATTAGGATATAGTCGAGCAAGTTATGTGGAATTTGTTACTAATGAGAAGCTTGTAACGTTAATAGAATGCCATAAGCGTGCATTTGAATATTTTGGCGGAGTACCAAAAGAAGTGCTTTATGACAATATGAAAACAGTAATACTGGGTAGAGATACGTATGGTCTTGACATACATCGTTTTGGCCGCACCTCCATTTTACAGATGTGGATATTAAAAGGCTATACGTTCAATAAGAGTTCCGATGACTTTATCATGAATATCCAATGA
- a CDS encoding IS1 family transposase, with amino-acid sequence MNHSINTIEVIIAPEIDEQWSYVQNKSKQRWL; translated from the coding sequence ATAAATCATTCTATCAATACGATAGAAGTAATTATTGCTCCTGAAATAGATGAACAATGGTCTTATGTACAGAATAAATCCAAACAAAGATGGCTTTGA
- a CDS encoding 4a-hydroxytetrahydrobiopterin dehydratase, giving the protein MPCDGGVPPLEKKEIDKLLEELQGEWQVNKLGRLYRKYKFPNFIKSMKFANKIAEIAKQGAHHPDLTISWGVCSVEIWTHKINGFTENDFILAAVNSGRKMIHNFNIYCLKIDTV; this is encoded by the coding sequence ATCCCATGTGATGGTGGAGTTCCACCGCTTGAGAAAAAAGAAATTGATAAATTACTAGAGGAGCTGCAAGGCGAATGGCAAGTAAATAAATTAGGGCGTCTTTATAGAAAATATAAATTTCCTAATTTTATAAAATCTATGAAATTTGCAAATAAGATAGCTGAAATTGCAAAACAGGGAGCACATCATCCCGATTTAACTATATCTTGGGGAGTATGTAGTGTTGAAATATGGACTCATAAGATTAATGGTTTTACCGAAAATGATTTTATATTAGCTGCTGTCAACAGCGGTCGAAAAATGATACATAATTTTAATATATACTGTTTGAAAATTGATACAGTATAA
- a CDS encoding M15 family metallopeptidase, with amino-acid sequence MKLILTSLILIFMSFSPIYARSLPKGFVYLKDIDPTIIQNMRYYSDENFVGKNVEGYKAPEAILTIEAAKALKVVQAEIKKDGYSLIIYDAYRPQKAVQRFLRWSKDNIDQKIRKAFTHI; translated from the coding sequence ATGAAATTGATTTTAACAAGTTTAATTCTTATATTTATGAGCTTCTCTCCAATATATGCTAGATCCTTACCTAAAGGGTTCGTGTATCTGAAAGATATCGATCCTACAATTATCCAAAATATGCGTTATTACTCAGATGAAAATTTTGTTGGCAAAAATGTAGAAGGTTATAAAGCGCCGGAAGCAATTTTAACCATAGAAGCTGCTAAGGCTCTTAAAGTAGTACAAGCTGAGATAAAAAAAGATGGTTATTCACTTATTATATATGATGCCTATAGACCACAAAAAGCTGTACAACGCTTTTTAAGATGGAGCAAAGATAATATTGATCAAAAAATAAGAAAAGCTTTTACCCATATATAG
- the rpsI gene encoding 30S ribosomal protein S9 gives MTKLKIKANKPLTKEVLTPEKLVVKASKEKIDNSGRFYATGKRKNAIARVWLKLGKGKIVVNKKTIDQYFPSETYVKTILQPFVLTKTIDQYDVICTVKGGGISGQKGAILHGISKALDISTPDFHVILRKGGFLTRDSRVVERKKYGQRKARKKTQFSKR, from the coding sequence ATGACAAAATTAAAGATTAAAGCAAATAAGCCATTAACTAAAGAAGTTCTAACTCCTGAAAAGCTAGTAGTAAAAGCATCTAAAGAAAAAATAGACAATTCAGGCAGGTTTTATGCTACAGGTAAAAGAAAAAATGCTATAGCACGAGTATGGCTTAAATTAGGAAAAGGAAAAATAGTTGTTAATAAAAAAACAATAGACCAATATTTTCCTTCTGAAACTTATGTAAAAACGATCTTACAACCTTTTGTTTTAACAAAAACTATTGATCAGTATGATGTAATTTGTACTGTTAAAGGTGGAGGAATTTCAGGGCAAAAAGGAGCAATTTTGCATGGAATTTCTAAGGCTCTAGATATATCTACCCCGGACTTTCATGTTATTTTACGTAAAGGCGGCTTTTTAACACGTGATTCTAGGGTAGTAGAGCGTAAGAAATACGGACAACGTAAAGCACGTAAGAAAACACAATTCTCTAAACGTTAG
- the rplM gene encoding 50S ribosomal protein L13, with translation MKTYSAKPSEIEKKWWVIDAKNIVLGRLASRVANMLRGKHKPSFTPHLDCGDNIIIINAEHIKLTGKKANPKDGKIYYRHTGFPGGIKDTTAGKILSGKYPERVIKMAVKRMITRNALGAKQMSNLYVYASSDHPHVGQQPAIYDFASQNPKNKK, from the coding sequence GTGAAAACTTACTCGGCAAAGCCATCGGAAATTGAAAAAAAATGGTGGGTCATAGACGCAAAGAATATTGTACTAGGACGACTCGCTAGCAGGGTTGCTAATATGCTACGTGGTAAGCATAAGCCTAGCTTCACGCCTCATTTAGATTGTGGTGATAACATAATCATAATAAATGCAGAGCATATAAAACTGACTGGTAAAAAAGCAAATCCCAAAGACGGGAAAATATATTATAGGCATACAGGATTTCCAGGGGGCATTAAAGATACTACCGCAGGTAAAATCTTAAGCGGTAAATACCCTGAGAGAGTTATTAAAATGGCTGTAAAAAGAATGATTACAAGAAATGCTTTAGGTGCTAAGCAAATGAGTAATTTATATGTTTATGCAAGTAGTGATCATCCTCATGTAGGACAGCAGCCTGCAATTTATGATTTTGCAAGCCAAAATCCAAAAAATAAAAAGTAA
- a CDS encoding outer membrane protein assembly factor BamB: protein MTKKIALLLLPFILISCNGLGPKRVKNIVELTPKLSLQTDEPIYLDSSANIHAFNANMLKNKQYSFAGNKTIAEPVFVGDIIYALDIRSNISAFSIEKNKVIWSYNLSRHKKDNYIGGGILHHNEKLYVTYGSRLLVVLDAKSGYEIIRKELPDIIRIKPVMLNDNTVLVQTIGNQTIALNTETLKTVWEYESIAEVLSSSYFMTPIVQHDNVIVTYNSGQVLALNIKNGELRWSFEFTNLNDRTAIPNFDESSILCTPVHDNMNLYIATGLGKLIKLNIATGSVIWQVNAEDIQSMSLIGNSLFVTNNARQIAAFNPKTGKVKFVADLNDGKDPKRLKSATFLTPFVGVDNNNKRSLNVISVNGVLYSFDVDNNGLNMMPHIDKIIKNICYYGIRANNNLYFSTDRKIIFGSK, encoded by the coding sequence ATGACAAAAAAAATAGCGCTTCTGTTATTACCGTTTATTTTAATTTCATGTAACGGGCTTGGACCGAAAAGGGTAAAAAATATTGTTGAGTTGACTCCTAAATTATCACTTCAGACCGATGAGCCGATATATTTAGACTCTAGTGCAAATATACATGCATTTAATGCAAATATGCTTAAAAATAAACAATATAGCTTTGCTGGAAATAAAACAATTGCCGAGCCGGTTTTTGTGGGCGATATAATTTATGCATTAGATATCAGATCAAATATTTCTGCTTTTTCTATAGAGAAAAATAAAGTTATTTGGTCTTACAATTTGAGTAGACATAAAAAAGATAATTATATAGGCGGCGGAATTTTACATCATAATGAAAAATTATACGTAACATACGGCTCGAGATTGCTAGTTGTGCTAGATGCAAAATCAGGTTATGAAATAATTAGAAAAGAACTTCCGGATATTATCAGAATTAAGCCTGTTATGTTAAATGATAATACTGTCTTAGTGCAAACTATCGGTAATCAAACAATTGCTTTAAATACAGAAACTTTAAAAACCGTATGGGAGTATGAAAGCATTGCGGAAGTTTTGTCATCTAGTTATTTTATGACGCCGATAGTACAACATGACAATGTAATAGTGACTTATAATTCTGGTCAAGTACTTGCCTTAAATATAAAAAATGGTGAATTAAGATGGAGTTTTGAGTTTACAAATCTTAACGACCGTACAGCTATACCGAATTTTGACGAATCAAGTATTTTATGTACCCCTGTTCATGATAATATGAATTTATATATAGCAACCGGTCTCGGTAAGCTTATTAAGCTGAATATAGCAACCGGTAGCGTTATTTGGCAGGTAAATGCTGAGGATATTCAATCAATGTCTTTAATTGGTAATAGTCTATTTGTAACAAATAATGCAAGACAAATAGCAGCATTTAATCCTAAAACAGGGAAAGTAAAGTTTGTAGCTGATTTAAATGATGGAAAAGACCCTAAGAGACTAAAATCTGCTACTTTTTTAACTCCTTTTGTTGGAGTTGATAATAACAATAAGCGAAGTTTAAATGTTATTTCCGTTAACGGCGTTTTATATAGTTTTGATGTTGATAATAATGGATTAAATATGATGCCTCATATCGACAAAATTATAAAAAATATTTGTTATTATGGAATAAGAGCAAATAATAATTTATATTTTTCTACGGATAGAAAAATAATATTCGGAAGTAAATAG
- a CDS encoding DUF2659 family protein translates to MTDILDEVLSDQNEEKRLIFFKKLLPVIIIISIIAITIMVVNNNNKDKRIKNNQKNGDVLVKTVSLETTKDNEELAFNTLENLVTTSNTRIKEIAALEQVAIKISEKKYSEAKDLLNKIIENKEYSEISTSYARISWCGLVIDDQNLDIQGKEKLTKYLNYFDDEKKPFWATATIMKAIWDIKNNMKPQAEKNLKNLLISNNVSDLLKDQAKALLTK, encoded by the coding sequence ATGACTGATATTTTAGATGAAGTATTGAGTGATCAAAATGAAGAAAAAAGATTAATTTTTTTCAAAAAACTTTTACCTGTAATAATAATTATTTCTATAATAGCTATTACTATAATGGTTGTTAATAATAATAATAAAGATAAAAGAATTAAAAATAACCAAAAAAACGGAGATGTTCTTGTTAAAACCGTTAGTTTGGAAACAACAAAAGATAATGAAGAATTAGCTTTTAATACTTTAGAGAATTTAGTTACTACTAGTAATACTAGAATAAAAGAAATAGCTGCATTAGAACAAGTAGCTATAAAGATTTCGGAAAAAAAATATTCAGAAGCGAAAGACCTGCTTAATAAAATTATTGAAAATAAAGAATATTCTGAAATTTCTACTTCTTATGCACGTATTTCATGGTGTGGTCTTGTTATTGATGATCAAAATCTAGATATTCAAGGTAAAGAAAAACTGACAAAATATTTAAATTATTTTGATGACGAGAAAAAACCTTTTTGGGCTACGGCAACTATTATGAAAGCTATATGGGATATTAAGAATAATATGAAACCGCAAGCAGAAAAAAATCTAAAAAATTTATTAATTTCAAATAATGTATCCGATTTGTTAAAAGATCAGGCTAAGGCACTGTTAACGAAATAG
- the ybgF gene encoding tol-pal system protein YbgF, protein MKLIILLLTFLFSMFSSGESKTIKGKPLKYAANNDFENRLDEQEQEIRRLIGKVEILQHKVDMLTQNSNIPNQEENTEVLEVSDSKKQDIFDVALLKDMPDATLKKTVAVNKDIAPDKQAYDLALADYKDNKLTEAKNKFKNFIQKYPNSSLISNAYFWYGECFFKQKDYNGAAVNYLKGYKESPKGAKSSDGLLKLALSLGELKKTAEACNILAKLDKEFPTNRTVTSKKMAEDAKIKFDCKNK, encoded by the coding sequence ATGAAACTGATCATCCTACTACTTACTTTTTTATTTTCCATGTTTTCTTCTGGAGAAAGCAAAACTATTAAAGGAAAGCCTTTAAAATATGCAGCAAATAATGATTTTGAAAATAGGCTAGATGAGCAGGAGCAAGAAATTAGAAGGTTAATCGGTAAAGTTGAGATTTTGCAGCATAAAGTTGATATGTTAACACAAAACTCTAATATTCCAAATCAAGAAGAAAATACGGAAGTTTTAGAAGTCAGTGATTCAAAAAAACAAGATATTTTTGATGTAGCTTTGCTTAAAGATATGCCGGATGCTACTCTCAAAAAAACCGTTGCGGTTAATAAAGATATAGCTCCCGATAAGCAAGCTTATGATTTGGCTCTAGCTGATTATAAAGATAATAAGCTTACTGAAGCAAAAAATAAATTTAAAAATTTTATCCAAAAATATCCTAACAGCTCGCTAATTAGTAATGCTTATTTTTGGTATGGGGAATGCTTTTTCAAACAAAAAGATTATAACGGAGCAGCTGTTAACTATTTAAAAGGCTATAAAGAATCACCGAAAGGAGCAAAATCTTCCGATGGGTTATTGAAGTTAGCACTTTCTTTAGGTGAACTAAAAAAGACTGCAGAAGCTTGTAATATTCTTGCTAAGCTTGATAAGGAATTTCCGACTAATAGAACTGTCACATCCAAAAAAATGGCAGAAGATGCTAAGATCAAATTTGACTGTAAAAATAAATAA